Proteins encoded within one genomic window of Brenneria nigrifluens DSM 30175 = ATCC 13028:
- a CDS encoding site-specific integrase, protein MKKRIKKMLLGKALDKYFSTVSRHKRGQLQEFYRINVIKRSLLVERNMDEISSVDIAEYRDSRLSQVNPRTKKPISANTVRLEMALLSAMYNLAKVEWGTCTGNPVEHVRKPAVFSGRTRRLTSQEERRITRYFKDKNPEVLAIFRLAIETAMRQGEILSLRWEHIDLRLGIAHLPLTKNGSARDVPLSSKARQVLKDIYVSGCHGTGRVFTYSSSGFKSAWRTALQVMAIEDLHFHDLRHEAISRLFELGTLNVMEIAAISGHKSMNMLKRYTHLSAAHLVSNLDASKKQAQKLASIFIPYPADIETNSNGQVTMTFSDFDDLSVTASTYDDALKVASVELLRFQAIAAKNGERLPPPGHISVNMTERVLINPL, encoded by the coding sequence GTGAAAAAACGTATCAAAAAGATGCTGTTAGGTAAGGCGCTGGATAAGTATTTTTCAACGGTATCTCGACATAAGCGAGGACAATTGCAGGAGTTTTACCGGATAAATGTCATTAAGCGCTCACTATTGGTTGAGCGGAATATGGATGAAATATCATCAGTTGATATCGCCGAATATCGAGATAGCAGGCTCTCTCAGGTTAATCCACGTACAAAAAAACCTATCAGTGCTAATACGGTCCGTCTCGAAATGGCACTACTGTCCGCGATGTACAACCTAGCAAAAGTTGAGTGGGGGACATGCACGGGTAATCCCGTAGAACACGTAAGAAAACCCGCCGTTTTTTCTGGCCGAACTCGAAGGCTCACATCTCAGGAGGAGCGACGTATTACCCGTTATTTTAAAGATAAAAACCCAGAGGTATTGGCTATTTTCCGGTTGGCCATCGAGACGGCAATGCGGCAGGGTGAAATATTGTCATTACGCTGGGAGCATATTGATCTTCGTCTTGGGATCGCACATTTGCCACTCACGAAAAATGGCTCGGCACGTGATGTGCCTTTATCTTCAAAGGCTAGGCAGGTGCTGAAAGATATCTATGTCTCAGGATGTCATGGAACGGGCAGGGTATTTACTTACTCTTCAAGCGGCTTCAAAAGTGCCTGGCGTACTGCATTACAGGTTATGGCGATAGAAGATCTTCATTTTCATGACCTGAGGCATGAAGCGATTAGCCGGTTATTCGAGTTGGGGACTTTAAACGTCATGGAGATAGCCGCGATATCAGGACATAAGTCGATGAATATGCTTAAAAGATATACTCATCTTAGCGCGGCGCATCTTGTGAGTAACCTTGATGCCAGTAAAAAACAAGCCCAGAAACTGGCTTCGATATTTATCCCTTATCCAGCAGATATTGAGACTAATAGTAATGGTCAGGTGACGATGACATTCTCTGATTTTGATGATTTATCTGTTACAGCTTCTACATATGATGATGCGCTTAAAGTGGCCTCTGTTGAACTGCTTAGATTTCAGGCGATCGCTGCAAAGAATGGCGAGCGGCTTCCCCCACCTGGTCATATTTCGGTAAACATGACTGAACGCGTTCTAATCAACCCGCTTTAA
- a CDS encoding DUF1778 domain-containing protein: protein MSVEKDVSAKHVALNLRTDPDEQAVTEEALIDQRIIMANPEAYQEFLARLGQAPSPNAALRKIMQTPAPWEQKK from the coding sequence ATGTCAGTAGAAAAAGACGTTTCTGCTAAACATGTGGCATTAAATTTACGTACCGATCCCGATGAACAAGCCGTTACTGAGGAGGCGTTGATTGATCAGCGCATCATCATGGCAAATCCTGAAGCCTATCAGGAATTCCTCGCCCGTCTGGGTCAGGCTCCCTCCCCAAATGCCGCGCTGCGCAAAATCATGCAAACGCCTGCGCCGTGGGAACAGAAAAAATAA